From Candidatus Amoebophilus asiaticus 5a2, the proteins below share one genomic window:
- a CDS encoding sodium:solute symporter family transporter: protein MSIDTILFTAFLSVNLIIGLLAGRRVKSLRDFSIGNKDFSTATLTSTVVATSVGGGFLFYALQNIYTSGLQFILVTAGGTICLLLIGQVLSVRMGEFLNNLSVAESMGDLYGPAVRIITAISGILRAIGAIALQFQVIAKMLTLLLGLQGPSVTIAAASIVILYSAFGGIRSVLITDLFQFIAFVIFIPILALIVWNHVKNPSQVLHTITTNPIFSFKALLSWNPKLLSALALMLYFIIPGMNPPIFQRIAMAKTIEQIKSSFTYAAGITLIMIISVAWIAILLLADNPNLEPSGLVNHLINQYAYPGLKGLIAIGITAMAMSTADSDLNAAAVLAVNDIIKPRKSDWVESITITRLLSLGLGLCALALAIHTTDLLELLLLSGSFYMPIVTVPLLLAIFGFRSSNRAVLIGMTAGFITVVGWNVFLAHTDISSLMPGMMANLLFYMISHYVLQEKGGWVGIKEKGPLLAARQSRWESWRRFVYTIKHPHTYTYLQKNLPTYEVVYTLFAIYVIGATYASFFTIPEAIVTHHQKLYDFAVHSVLIATAGFLTYPAWPPTFKAKWFIAFAWPIGIFYILFVVGTILVLMSGFHQVQVMIFMLNLVMAAFLLSWPLMLLLSTAGMAIGSVVLYLYCGNLHCSDVDLAGEFKVVYGILLLSSFLIAIFRFKENKKKLESKNIYLARLYEEKSNELAEILGYREQIIKELSEDEKRLFDDTTAAYIQQIIYRMTDYMRLEVTTINLDQLLLEVKDILKLKELDNMTQWITKRLTKEESIHGDAAKLKQLLVNAILYIQEHNLSNQPITVIVEDAKLGHRVDYIKDYTRQLAALKFTITIEKDIPTKKDLYMIDQLPLLSQHTRKGKLIENARIIHAHYGYANLDNEHMQVYVLPANVREVRGKVMELLREPVEVDGEEVRHPLAIELEKELMDKIKGKKIDGKVINKALDTIKRYHAGIKRKSGEPFFTHPIAVALILLEYCQDQDAVVAALLHDKVEDTSLSLIQIRAIFGEKVAFIVSKVTNLEDNLRRVSSVDHENVYRLMNYEDERAAFVKLADRLHNMRTISGHSSLAKQKHIANETLNFFVPLAKNLGLETIARELEKLSLAVLGKR from the coding sequence ATGTCTATCGATACTATTCTATTTACCGCTTTTTTAAGTGTTAACTTGATTATAGGCTTACTAGCTGGAAGGCGTGTAAAAAGCTTACGCGATTTCTCAATTGGCAATAAAGATTTCTCGACTGCTACGCTGACCTCTACTGTTGTAGCTACCTCGGTAGGGGGTGGATTTCTATTTTATGCTTTGCAGAATATTTATACCAGTGGGCTACAATTTATTCTAGTTACAGCAGGAGGAACGATATGCTTGCTATTGATTGGCCAGGTCTTATCTGTTCGGATGGGGGAGTTTTTAAATAATTTATCGGTAGCTGAGTCTATGGGGGATCTATATGGGCCCGCTGTGCGTATCATTACTGCTATAAGTGGAATTTTGAGGGCTATTGGTGCCATTGCCCTACAATTCCAGGTGATCGCTAAAATGTTAACCTTATTGTTAGGGTTACAAGGACCTTCAGTTACTATTGCTGCTGCCTCTATTGTTATTCTGTATTCAGCCTTTGGGGGTATCCGTTCGGTTCTTATTACTGATCTATTCCAGTTCATTGCTTTTGTTATTTTTATTCCTATCCTAGCCTTGATCGTCTGGAACCATGTGAAAAATCCTAGTCAGGTGTTACATACCATCACTACCAACCCCATTTTTAGTTTTAAAGCACTCCTATCGTGGAATCCTAAATTGTTAAGTGCGCTAGCTTTAATGTTATATTTTATTATTCCTGGTATGAATCCCCCTATATTTCAGCGGATAGCCATGGCAAAGACTATTGAACAAATTAAGTCCTCTTTCACTTACGCAGCAGGCATTACCCTGATTATGATTATATCAGTAGCTTGGATTGCTATTTTACTGCTTGCAGATAATCCTAATTTAGAGCCTAGCGGGCTTGTCAATCACCTTATTAACCAATATGCTTATCCAGGTCTGAAAGGGCTTATTGCAATTGGTATTACAGCGATGGCCATGTCTACAGCAGACTCTGATCTTAATGCTGCGGCTGTGTTAGCTGTGAATGATATTATTAAGCCACGTAAAAGTGATTGGGTGGAATCTATTACAATAACTAGATTGCTTTCCCTAGGATTGGGGCTATGTGCGCTAGCACTAGCCATCCATACTACAGATTTATTAGAACTCTTATTGCTCTCGGGGAGTTTTTATATGCCTATTGTGACCGTACCGTTATTACTGGCTATTTTTGGTTTTCGTAGCAGTAATAGAGCAGTTCTTATAGGCATGACAGCTGGTTTTATAACTGTTGTTGGGTGGAACGTTTTCTTAGCTCATACAGATATCAGTAGCCTGATGCCAGGTATGATGGCTAATTTGCTATTTTATATGATCAGCCATTATGTTTTACAAGAAAAAGGGGGCTGGGTAGGTATTAAAGAGAAAGGCCCGCTTTTAGCAGCTAGACAAAGCCGCTGGGAAAGCTGGAGAAGGTTCGTTTATACTATTAAGCATCCCCATACTTATACATATCTACAAAAGAATCTTCCGACTTATGAAGTTGTTTATACGTTGTTTGCTATTTATGTAATAGGAGCTACTTATGCTTCATTCTTCACCATACCAGAAGCAATCGTTACCCATCACCAAAAGCTCTATGACTTTGCCGTACATTCTGTTTTAATTGCAACAGCTGGTTTTCTAACTTATCCGGCATGGCCGCCTACTTTCAAAGCTAAATGGTTTATTGCCTTTGCTTGGCCGATAGGAATATTTTATATTCTCTTTGTTGTGGGAACCATTTTAGTCCTGATGAGCGGCTTTCACCAAGTGCAAGTGATGATTTTTATGTTGAATCTGGTTATGGCTGCTTTTCTACTATCTTGGCCACTTATGTTGCTGCTTTCAACTGCAGGCATGGCTATAGGCAGCGTGGTCTTATATCTATATTGCGGCAACTTACATTGTAGCGATGTTGATCTGGCGGGTGAATTCAAAGTGGTTTATGGCATCCTTTTACTGAGCAGCTTTCTAATTGCCATCTTTAGATTTAAAGAGAATAAGAAGAAATTAGAAAGTAAAAATATTTATCTAGCTAGGTTGTATGAAGAAAAGAGTAACGAGCTAGCAGAAATTTTAGGCTATAGAGAACAAATAATAAAAGAACTAAGTGAGGATGAAAAAAGATTATTTGATGATACTACGGCTGCTTATATACAACAAATCATCTACCGAATGACAGATTATATGCGTTTAGAAGTAACTACAATTAATTTAGATCAGCTTTTGTTAGAAGTTAAAGATATTCTTAAGCTCAAAGAGCTTGATAACATGACTCAATGGATAACTAAAAGACTGACAAAAGAAGAATCCATTCATGGCGATGCAGCAAAACTCAAGCAGTTATTAGTCAACGCTATCTTATATATTCAAGAGCACAACCTATCGAATCAACCTATCACCGTGATAGTAGAAGATGCCAAGCTAGGTCATCGAGTAGATTATATTAAAGATTATACCAGGCAATTAGCAGCTTTAAAATTTACCATTACCATAGAAAAGGATATACCGACTAAAAAAGATCTTTATATGATCGATCAACTGCCTTTGTTAAGTCAACATACTAGAAAAGGTAAATTAATAGAAAATGCTCGTATCATCCATGCACATTATGGGTATGCCAATCTAGACAACGAGCACATGCAGGTGTATGTACTTCCGGCGAATGTAAGAGAAGTAAGAGGCAAAGTAATGGAATTATTAAGAGAGCCTGTAGAAGTAGATGGAGAAGAAGTAAGACATCCATTGGCTATCGAGCTTGAAAAAGAGTTAATGGATAAAATAAAAGGGAAAAAGATAGATGGTAAGGTTATTAATAAGGCACTGGATACTATTAAAAGATACCATGCAGGCATTAAAAGGAAATCAGGCGAACCTTTCTTTACGCATCCTATTGCTGTAGCATTAATTTTATTGGAATACTGCCAAGATCAAGATGCAGTGGTAGCAGCATTACTGCATGATAAGGTAGAAGATACCAGTTTATCGCTCATACAAATCAGGGCTATATTTGGAGAAAAAGTAGCTTTTATAGTGAGTAAAGTAACCAACCTAGAAGATAATTTGCGTAGAGTAAGTTCAGTAGACCATGAGAATGTCTATCGTTTGATGAATTATGAAGATGAGCGGGCCGCTTTTGTGAAACTTGCAGATAGATTACATAACATGCGCACTATCAGTGGTCATTCTTCACTTGCCAAGCAAAAACATATAGCCAATGAGACCTTGAATTTCTTTGTCCCGCTAGCTAAAAATTTAGGATTAGAAACTATAGCAAGAGAATTAGAAAAGCTAAG